DNA sequence from the Sulfurimonas sp. HSL3-1 genome:
CAGGAGCTTGGCGAGCGGGTCATGAAATTCGTCAGCATGGTCAACCTCGACCACGCCAAGGACAAGTACCCCGGCGAGATCAGCGGGGGAATGAAGCAGCGCGTCGGGATTGCCCGCGCGCTCTCCATCAAGCCCGAGGTGCTGCTGATGGACGAACCCTTCGGGGCCCTTGACTCGCTGACCCGCGCCAACCTGCAGGAGCATCTGATGCGCATCCAGGAGAAGGTACAGAACACCGTCATCATCATTACGCACGACGTCGACGAAGCGGTGCTGCTCAGCGACCGGGTCATCATGATGACCAACGGCCCCGAAGCGACGGTGGGAGAGATCCTCGAGGTGAACCTGGAGCGCCCGCGCGACCGCGTGGCGCTGCAGCAGGACCCCGAATACGTCCGCTGCCGCGAAGCGATCCTCAGTTTCCTCTACGAGAAGTTCGCCAAAGACGACGAATAAACACTGCTTTTGAAAGCAGCAAGGTGTCGGCGGGACGCGTTCCCGCGGCGTAATAAAGTCGCTCGCTCTTCTGGGGAGTCCCGTCGCATCATGCGGGGCTCTCCAGAGGTGCCGCCTCGAGATTGTAAAAGGATAATTTGAATGAAGAAGTGGATGATGTCGCTGGCCGCCGTGCCGGTTATTGTGGGAAGTATGGGTGTGGCTGCAACGGCTGCTGAAGAGATCGTTCTCCTGAACGGTATGAAGATGAGCGGCGAGATCCGCCCGCGCTACGAGATGGCAGCAGTGAAGGACAACGGCCTCGATACGGCCAACGCCTTTACGGCCCGGACGCGCCTTGCGGTCGAAGGGACGCTCTTCGGCCTGGAAGGGCTG
Encoded proteins:
- a CDS encoding ABC transporter ATP-binding protein, coding for MGKFLSLEHVDKVFPLPGGKEYVAVRDVDLEIKKNEIISIIGHSGCGKSTLLNMIAGLDLNTAGGIFLNNKEIGGPGPERAVVFQNHSLLPWLTVYQNIEMAVKKVMPELSKQELGERVMKFVSMVNLDHAKDKYPGEISGGMKQRVGIARALSIKPEVLLMDEPFGALDSLTRANLQEHLMRIQEKVQNTVIIITHDVDEAVLLSDRVIMMTNGPEATVGEILEVNLERPRDRVALQQDPEYVRCREAILSFLYEKFAKDDE